A genomic segment from Phalacrocorax aristotelis chromosome 16, bGulAri2.1, whole genome shotgun sequence encodes:
- the LOC142065501 gene encoding ketosamine-3-kinase-like codes for MEETLRRELGTAVLRPTGHLGGGCISQGQSYDTDHGRVYVKSNSKAEARRMFEGEMASLDAILKTQTIKVPKPIKVIDLPGGGTLFVMEHLEMRGLNRHSAKLGAQLADLHLHNQQLGEKLKKEENTVGKGQGQMEVQFVDQFGFHTVTCCGYLPQVNDWQNDWVTFFAKQRIQPQMDMIEKNSGDREARELWAQLQLKIPSLFCDVEIVPALLHGDLWGGNVAEDDSGPIIFDPASFYGHSEYELAIAGMFGGFSSSFYSAYHTKIPKAAGFEKRLKLYQLFHYMNHWNHFGTGYRGSSLNIMRNLIK; via the exons atgGAGGAGACGCTGAGGCGGGAGCTGGGCACCGCCGTACTCCGGCCGACGGGGCACCTGGGCGGCGGCTGCATCAGCCAGGGCCAGAGCTACGACACCGACCACGGCCGGGTGTACGTAAAGAGCAACTCCAAGGCGGAG GCCAGAAGAATGTTTGAGGGAGAAATGGCAAGTTTGGACGCCATCTTGAAAACACAGACAATAAAAGTGCCTAAACCCATCAAAGTTATAGACCTGCCTGGGGGCGGTACTCTGTTTGTGATGGAACATTTGGAAATGAGAGGCTTAAACAG ACATTCAGCAAAGCTTGGAGCACAACTGGCTGATCTCCACCTTCATAACCAGCAACTTGGggagaagctgaagaaagaagagaacacAGTTG GTAAAGGTCAAGGGCAAATGGAAGTCCAGTTTGTGGATCAATTTGGCTTTCATACAGTTACCTGCTGTGGCTATCTCCCACAG GTGAATGACTGGCAGAATGACTGGGTGACTTTCTTTGCCAAGCAAAGAATCCAGCCGCAGATGGACATGATTGAAAAGAATTCAGGAGACAGGGAAGCAAGAGAACTTTGGGCACAACTTCAG ctgaAGATACCCAGTTTGTTCTGTGACGTAGAAATTGTTCCTGCTCTCCTGCATGGAGATCTCTGGGGAGGAAATGTAGCTGAGGATGATTCTGGTCCAATTATCTTCGATCCGGCTTCTTTCTACGGCCATTCAGAGTATGAGCTTGCAATAGCTGGGATGTTTGGTGGCTTCAGCAGTTCTTTTTACTCTGCTTATCATACTAAAATTCCCAAAGCTGCAGGGTTTGAGAAACGGCTAAAGCTTTATCAGCTTTTTCACTACATGAACCATTGGAACCATTTTGGCACAGGGTACAGAGGGTCTTCTCTAAACATTATGAGAAACCTTATAAAGTGA